Sequence from the Armatimonadota bacterium genome:
ATGTTCTTTAAGAATCGCGACCAATGATGGCGGCGCGGGAGCGATGCGAGATTTACGAGTCTTGGTAGTGCCCTCGACAAGCTGTCCGCTTATCAACTGTAAATTGCGACGAACAATAAACCGGCTTTGGTCTTCATCCTCGATGAAATCCTCCCAACGCAAACCTGCAATCTCAGCTCTGCGCATTCCTGTAGAAATAGCAATAAGCACTGGTATACGATATTTTGTATTGCTCACAGCCTCAATTATTTGTGCAATGCCCGCTCTATCTGTGATCATGCGCTCAGATTTTTCGACAATGGGAGGATCTACAAACAGCGCTGGGTTGAATGCTAATTTTCTCCACTTGACCGCCTGATTAAATGAGGCTCGGATCATGCAATATATGTCAAAAACAGTCTTTGACGATAATTTAGTGCCATTGACTCCACCTTTCTCGATCAAATCCGAAATCCACAAATCAATATGGACTGGCTGAATTTGGTCTAGTGCCATGTTGCTGGTGAGAGGTGCCAGATTGTTTTCGATATACTGTTTATAACGAATAGCGGTTTTGGGTTTTATCTTCTTATTTTCAAGGCGGAAATCAACCCATTGATGCCAATAATCAATTACGAATATTTTTTCAGAAAGTAGAGAAACGCCCTTTTCGGCACTAGACATGAGGCGCGCTCGTTCCTCAGCTGCTTTTCTGGGCGTGTACCCTGCAAAAACCTCATCCGAGCAGTTTTACTGCGGGTAAACCAGCATTTCGATGGCCTTTTTGTCAGTGGTCGAGTAGTCAGCACTACGTTTTTGCTGCTGGCACCTAATCCATGTTGGCAAAACGAACGGTATATCGACATGATTGGTAAGGGAGTGGCGTGATGAGGCAATCGCCGGATCAGGCAGGCGATTAAGAGCTGATAATAGAATACCGGAAGATCAGGCAGCTTTCGCCCGATAACTGTGATATAGTCCGCCGAGAATAGGCTCGGACTCCAACAGGTCATCCGGCGAAAGCTGCGACTTTTTGACCGATACGTCATAGAGTGGCGGTCTATGATCCAGACTACTGTGAGTTCGCACCGAATGGTAGTATTTACCGATGTATTCTTTCAGCAACCGATGAAGATGATGTTCATTGAGCGGGATAATGTGATCGAGAAGTTCGCGGCGTAGAATTCCAATTACTCGCTCACAATATGGATTCTGCCATGGGCTGTGGTAGGCAGAGCGGACTTCCTCGATGCCGGAATTGCGTAAGAATGCTGGCACACCGGATCCGTAGATTCGGTCGTTGTCACGAATGATGTATCTGGGCTGTGTTCCGAATCCGGTTGCCTCGCGGAGTTGCTGAATTACCCAGAACATC
This genomic interval carries:
- a CDS encoding site-specific integrase, coding for MSSAEKGVSLLSEKIFVIDYWHQWVDFRLENKKIKPKTAIRYKQYIENNLAPLTSNMALDQIQPVHIDLWISDLIEKGGVNGTKLSSKTVFDIYCMIRASFNQAVKWRKLAFNPALFVDPPIVEKSERMITDRAGIAQIIEAVSNTKYRIPVLIAISTGMRRAEIAGLRWEDFIEDEDQSRFIVRRNLQLISGQLVEGTTKTRKSRIAPAPPSLVAILKEHRKWQEEQAAESPNGFQNDGWICTHPNGKPFSPDSLSHAFYHIAKHAKLTGLTLHGLRHTLGTEELNNGVAEAIVAGMLGHNVKILREIYYHSRSSAQNQARNVAEQLLNPPAKPQIRIVEWPSIDSGDGEAKAL